Proteins encoded within one genomic window of Setaria italica strain Yugu1 chromosome IV, Setaria_italica_v2.0, whole genome shotgun sequence:
- the LOC101781341 gene encoding uncharacterized protein LOC101781341, producing MASFASLRGAILQGPLLAPRLAVRRAPTARRRAVPAKISCIGWDPEGILGAPTGGHISRLEFRRRLERDSEAREAFERQVREEKERRRSEREARVIPDTDAGLVEFFLDTEAREIEVEIGRLRPRLNEGFFNHVSREIAQIKFAVTRTAEMEDRLIELEAMQKVLLEGVEAYDKLQNDLVTAKERLMKILQSSDRKATLLEMVERNELNISILTLLDENIASAKTSNQDEAVAFMENVRSSIVKYITV from the exons ATGGCTTCCTTCGCCTCCCTCCGTGGCGCCATCCTCCAGGGCCCCCTCCTCGCGCCTCGCCTCGCTGTCCGCCGCGCGCCCACGGCCAGGCGCCGCGCCGTCCCGGCCAAGATCTCCTGCATCGGATGG GACCCGGAGGGCATCCTTGGCGCGCCGACGGGCGGGCACATCTCGCGCCTCGagttccgccgccgcctcgagaGGGACTCCGAGGCGCGCGAGGCGTTCGAGCGACAGGTGCGCGAGGAGAAGGAGCGCCGCCGCAGCGAGCGCGAG GCGCGGGTGATCCCGGACACGGACGCCGGCCTGGTGGAGTTCTTCCTCGACACGGAGGCGCGCGAGATCGAGGTCGAGATCGGCAGGCTACGACCAAGGCTGAACGAGGGCTTCTTCAACCATGTCTCGCGCGAGATAGCACAGATCAAATTTGCAGTCACCAGAACGGCG GAGATGGAAGACAGATTGATTGAGTTGGAGGCAATGCAGAAGGTTCTTCTTGAGGGAGTTG AGGCATACGACAAGTTGCAGAATGACCTTGTGACAGCAAAGGAACGGCTAATGAAAATTCTGCAGTCCAGTGACAGAAAAGCGACA TTGCTTGAAATGGTTGAGCGGAATGAGCTGAACATTTCCATACTAACACTTCTTGATGAGAATATAGCAAGTGCAAAGACAAGTAATCAG GATGAGGCTGTTGCTTTCATGGAGAACGTGCGATCATCGATCGTGAAATATATAACAGTATAA
- the LOC101780935 gene encoding aspartyl protease family protein At5g10770, translated as MAASCRPSHGSFCLVLLLLAAAAVLGAAGSSSHVQLSAESLLLAADSSSCPTPQGQQHGGASTGTRMPIVHQHGPCSPLADKRGKAPSHSEILAADQRRVEYIHRRVSETTGGARPKRGAAPVQLRPGAPSATTPASSASSYATSANLPASSGQALGAGNYVVTIGLGTPSERFTVVFDTGSDTTWVQCRPCVAYCYRQQEPLFSPAKSSSYANISCSSSYCDDLDASGCDGGHCLYGVQYGDGSYTIGFFAQDTLTLAHDVVKEFRFGCGEKNRGLFGRSAGLMGLGRGKTSLTVQAYGKYGGVFAYCLPATPSGTTGFLDFGPGAPAANARLTPMLTGSVPTFYYVGMTGIKVGGHLLPIPGSVFSAGGALVDSGTVITRLPPSAYEPMRSAFAKGMDALGYKKVPAFSILDTCYDLTGYKGSIPLPAVSLVFKGGACLDVDASGILYDVDVSQACLAFAANDDDTDVAIIGNTQQKTYSVLYDLGKKVVGFAPGAC; from the exons ATGGCCGCCTCTTGCCGCCCCAGCCATGGAAGCTTCTGCCTCGTGCTGCTGCTCCTTGCTGCCGCTGCTGTTCTTGGAGCGGCAGGGAGCTCCTCCCATGTGCAGCTGAGCGCCGAGTCCCTGCTGCTCGCTGCGGACTCATCGTCTTGCCCCACGCCACAAG GGCAACAACATGGCGGCGCCTCGACGGGCACGAGGATGCCGATCGTGCACCAGCACGGCCCGTGCTCGCCTCTGGCCGACAAGCGCGGGAAGGCGCCGTCCCACTCGGAGATCCTCGCCGCCGACCAGCGCCGCGTCGAGTACATCCACCGCCGCGTGTCCGAGACCACCGGCGGGGCGAGGCCGAAGCGCGGCGCGGCACCGGTCCAGCTCCGGCCCGGCGCGCCGTCGGCTACCACtccggcgtcgtcggcgtcgtcctACGCGACGTCGGCGAACCTCCCGGCATCGTCCGGGCAAGCGCTGGGCGCGGGCAACTACGTGGTGACCATCGGGCTCGGCACGCCGTCGGAGCGGTTCACGGTGGTGTTCGACACCGGCAGCGACACGACGTGGGTGCAGTGCCGGCCGTGCGTGGCCTACTGCTACCGGCAGCAAGAGCCGCTCTTCAGCCCGGCCAAGTCGTCCAGCTACGCCAAcatctcctgctcctcctcctactGCGACGACCTCGACGCCAGCGGCTGCGACGGCGGCCACTGCCTCTACGGCGTCCAGTACGGCGACGGCTCCTACACCATCGGCTTCTTCGCCCAGGACACCCTCACGCTCGCCCACGACGTCGTCAAGGAGTTCCGGTTCGGGTGCGGCGAGAAGAACCGCGGGCTGTTCGGGCGGTCGGCGGGGCTGATGGGGCTCGGCCGCGGCAAGACGTCGCTGACGGTGCAGGCGTACGGTAAGTACGGCGGCGTGTTCGCGTACTGCCTCCCGgcgacgccgtcggggacgacGGGGTTCCTGGACTTCGGCccgggcgcgccggcggcgaacgCGCGGCTCACGCCGATGCTGACCGGCAGCGTGCCGACGTTCTACTACGTGGGGATGACGGGCATCAAGGTGGGCGGGCACCTGCTGCCCATCCCGGGGTCCGtcttctccgccggcggcgcgctcgtGGACTCCGGCACGGTGATCACGCGGCTGCCGCCCTCGGCGTACGAGCCGATGCGGTCGGCGTTCGCCAAGGGCATGGACGCGCTGGGGTACAAGAAGGTCCCCGCGTTCTCCATCCTCGACACCTGCTACGACCTGACGGGGTACAAGGGGAGCATCCCGCTGCCGGCGGTGTCGCTGGTGTTCAAGGGCGGCGCGTGCCTCGACGTCGACGCGTCGGGGATCCTGTACGACGTGGACGTGTCGCAGGCGTGCCTGGCGTTCGCCGCCAACGACGACGACACCGACGTGGCCATCATCGGGAACACGCAGCAGAAGACGTACAGCGTGCTCTACGACCTCGGCAAGAAGGTCGTCGGCTTCGCCCCCGGCGCTTGCTGA
- the LOC101781741 gene encoding MLO-like protein 13: MGEEASLEHTPTWVVATVCLVIVSISLAGERFLHYLGKYLKHKEQKALFSALQRLKEELMLLGFISFVLSLSQGFIVNICIPETATDFMLPCKRKNHSVEEEGAKICKKKGDVPLLSLEALHQLHIFIFVLGLVHVVFCATTILLGGAKMRRWKHWEKEIHREIQEKLQRAKIEGREDAPLSAVLHRNHQGEFVRERTKGFWMKLTVVSWITAFLKQFHDSVSKSDYEALRSAFVLIHYPKKPDFDFHKYMMRALEHEFKRVVGISWYLWLFVIFFLLLNINGWHTYFWLAFLPLFLLLIVGAKLEHIITRLAQEAAASLSNETEEVPNIKPSKGHFWFRNPGLVLHLIHFILFQNSFEIGFFFWVLVSEGFGSCMMERKPYAISRLVLGVIIQVICSYITLPLYAIVTHMGGEIKLHGFGSDVHESVHGWLTQRKKTFWNNKAGGDPDPDPDSGGEVKVIRASPSERMGSSRHMLAAAPPPDLDEIVTVDGDVHGRVRR; encoded by the exons aTGGGGGAGGAGGCGTCGCTCGAGCACACGCCCACCTGGGTGGTGGCCACCGTCTGCCTCGTCATCGTCTCCATCTCGCTCGCCGGCGAGCGCTTCCTCCACTACCTCGGAAAG TATTTGAAACACAAGGAGCAGAAAGCACTGTTTTCAGCTCTACAGAGACTAAAAGAAG AGCTAATGCTTCTCGGATTCATTTCCTTCGTCCTAAGTCTCTCCCAAGGTTTTATTGTTAATATTTGCATTCCAGAAACTGCTACAGATTTCATGCTCCCATGCAAGAGGAAGAACCACAGtgttgaagaagaaggtgccaaaatttgcaagaaaaag GGTGATGTTCCCTTGCTATCATTGGAGGCATTACATCAGCTGCACATCTTCATATTTGTACTTGGTTTAGTCCACGTTGTGTTCTGTGCCACAACAATATTACTTGGTGGAGCAAAG ATGAGAAGGTGGAAGCACTGGGAGAAAGAAATTCACCGAGAAATACAGGAGAAAT TACAGCGAGCAAAGATTGAAGGAAGAGAAGATGCACCATTGAGTGCTGTGCTACATCGAAATCATCAAGGTGAATTTGTCCGTGAGCGAACAAAGGGATTTTGGATGAAGCTGACTGTTGTAAGCTGGATA ACTGCATTCTTGAAGCAATTTCATGATTCTGTGAGTAAATCAGATTATGAAGCTCTTAGATCAGCATTTGTCTTG ATACACTACCCCAAGAAACCAGACTTTGATTTCCACAAATACATGATGCGTGCTCTTGAACACGAGTTTAAGAGGGTTGTCGGTATCAG CTGGTATTTGTGGCTTtttgtcatcttcttcctgTTGCTGAATATAAACG GATGGCACACATACTTCTGGTTAGCTTTCTTGCCTCTATTT CTCCTGCTTATCGTTGGTGCCAAGCTAGAGCACATTATTACTCGATTGGCTCAAGAGGCAGCAGCATCATTATCAAATGAAACGGAGGAGGTTCCAAACATAAAACCATCCAAGGGTCATTTCTGGTTTCGCAATCCTGGACTTGTCCTTCATTTGATCCATTTCATCCTATTCCAGAACTCGTTTGAGATTGGTTTCTTCTTCTGGGTTCTG GTATCAGAGGGGTTCGGTTCGTGCATGATGGAACGGAAGCCTTATGCCATTTCCAGACTTGTTCTTGG AGTGATCATTCAAGTCATCTGCAGCTACATTACTCTGCCACTATACGCCATCGTCACTCAC ATGGGCGGAGAGATCAAGCTCCACGGTTTTGGCTCGGACGTGCACGAGTCCGTCCACGGCTGGCTCACCCAGCGGAAGAAAACCTTCTGGAATAATAAGGCCGGCGGCGACCCCGACCCCGACCCCGACTCCGGCGGGGAGGTGAAGGTGATCCGTGCTTCACCCAGCGAGCGGATGGGGAGCTCGCGCCAcatgctggcggcggcgccgccacccgatctcgacgagatcgtcACCGTGGACGGCGACGTCCACGGCCGCGTCCGGAGGTGA